Below is a window of bacterium DNA.
CTCTGGATCTCATCCCGCGAGTGAGGCCCATCGACTACACTCTTCGCGAGTCTTGGGGGCGCCAACCGTCGCGGATCTTTTGTCCGTGCACCAACGCCGTAACAAGGCGTGAACGCGGAGGCGGAATAGCGTGGATCCAACTGGCGCCGTTCCGCTCGAGCATCGATCTTTGAAGGCTCGGCCGAGTCGACAGCTGCTATTCCACACCGGCTAGAGCGGATCTTCAGAGTTCTGCGGTGAAGATCCCCGGAGAATCCTCCTCAACTTGGCGATCAGCTGTACCGCGTCGTAGGGCTTATGGAGAAATCCAGCGAAACCGTGGCCGACGAAGCGCTGCGTCAGCTCCTGCTCGTTGTAACCGCTCGTGAGAATCACGAGCACATCACTGCGGATTCGGCGCAACTCGCGAAAGCACTCATCCCCGTCCATGTGTGGCATGGTGAGATCGAGAATGACGAAGGCGATTTCATCCGACCGCTGCTCGAAGACCTCGAGAGCCTCGCGACCATCCGTGGCGGTGATGACCTCGCAACCCATCCGTTCCAGATACTGGCTCGTGACTGCCAGCACCATCTCATTATCATCGACCAGCAGAGCCAATCCAGTCGGGTGCAAACCCAGGGCTTCTAGAGGCTCATCTGCCACCACCGCTGTGCTGCGAGCAACCGCGGGAATCAGTACTTTGAACACCGTCCCCTGGCCAGGCTCACTCTGGATCTTGATCGCTCCCCGATGGCCGCGCATGATACCCAGCACCGCAGCGAGCCCCAGCCCGCGACCCGTGAACTTGGTCGTGTAGAACGGCTCGAAGATCCTGGCAAGGGACTCGGCATCCATCCCGCTCCCGGTATCGGCCACCTCGAGATAGACATACGCTCCAGGCGACTGCTTCTCATCCGGATACGCACCCTCGAAGTATTCCCGATCGCAGTCGGCGAGTCCGGTTCGGATCGAGATCACGCCGCTCCTGTCGCCGGTTGCCTCGGAAGCGTTGGTGATCAGATTCATGACCACTTGGCGAATCTGGGTCCCATCAGCTTCGATCGCGGGTAGGCCATCTTCCAGTTCGTACCTAAGCGCAGCCTTCTTCGA
It encodes the following:
- a CDS encoding response regulator translates to DVNGIIESTKRASDLTNQMLAYSGKGRFVVEDLDLSRLVREMINLLEISISKKAALRYELEDGLPAIEADGTQIRQVVMNLITNASEATGDRSGVISIRTGLADCDREYFEGAYPDEKQSPGAYVYLEVADTGSGMDAESLARIFEPFYTTKFTGRGLGLAAVLGIMRGHRGAIKIQSEPGQGTVFKVLIPAVARSTAVVADEPLEALGLHPTGLALLVDDNEMVLAVTSQYLERMGCEVITATDGREALEVFEQRSDEIAFVILDLTMPHMDGDECFRELRRIRSDVLVILTSGYNEQELTQRFVGHGFAGFLHKPYDAVQLIAKLRRILRGSSPQNSEDPL